In Pirellulaceae bacterium, the sequence AGCTTGGATTTCCATGATGATTCCTCGTTATGCTGGGGTGGTCGTGGGGTTGGAAATTAACCTTTGTTCACATTGTGCAGCATTATTTCGCGGTCTCGAGGAATGTCAATCAGGTAGATCGGATCATTGTTAGAAGCCGAGCTCTGCAGCGATTGGGGTCATCGCATCGATGACGAATTGAATATGTTCGTCGAGGGGTTCTCCCAAATCCTCAGCACCGCGGAGGATGTCGTCCCGATTCACAGCTGCCGCAAAACTTTTCTGTTTCAGCTTCTTCTTGACGCTCTTTGCTTTCATGCCTTGAAGGCCTTCAGGGCGGATTCTGGCCGTTGCAGTCACAAAGCCGGCCAATTCATCGCAGGCATAAAGAGTTTTGTCGAGTGCTGAATTTCGGGGGCAATCCGGCAAATAATCGGCATGGGACTTGATCGCGTAGATCACCTTAGGCGGGTAGCCGAGTTCGGTCAGGATCGCCGCGCCTTTGAGAGGATGATCGGGCGGATTGGGCCAGCGTTCATAGTCAAAGTCATGTAGCAATCCGACAATACCCCATTCGTTTTCGTCTTCGTCGTATTTTCGGGCGTAAGCCCGCATCGCCGCTTCGACGGCCAGCATGTGACGGCGGAGCGACTCGCTGTCGGTGTATTGGTGGACAAGTTCAAGAGCGTCTTGGCGATTCATGGGCTCGCATGAGTCGGAGGTTTAATCGTCGGAGGTTTAATCGTCGGAGGTGATAAAACCGCATTTTCAATCGTCGCTGGTGGTAGGGGCATCCTGCGAGTTGGTTGTCGCTTCCTCGACGGATTTTGATTCTTTCGGATCCGGATCTTTGGTTGTGTCATTCAATCCGGCTTCTTCGATCGTTGTTTCCTCGTCTAAGCCGGCGTCACTCAGATCGGATTCGGCGTCTTCGGCGAACGCGCTTTGCTGCTCGCGCCAGGGTTTCTTTTTGCGGTAGTTTTCCAGTTCGCGAGCCAGTTGATCTTCTTCGGGATCAAGTTCGACAGCCTTCGTCGACCATTTCAATGCTTCTTCAAAGTTTCCCAGCTCCGCGTATGCAGCCGCCAGTGTGCTTAGGATATGAGCTTGTTGGTATTGTGTCACATCACAAGCCTTTTCTGCCAATTGCAGTGCTTGCTGACCATTTCGTAACTCATCAATTGTCGAGGTAGCGCGAATCCAAGCCAGATTGTTAAGTAGGCCACTGTCTTTCGGCTGTTGCTGCAGTGCCGCTTCATAGTCGGCGATCGCTTCCTTTTGCTTTCCCATGCTGAGATACGAATCACCGCGACGTCGGAGAGCAATCTGTTGTTTGGGGTCGGAGCTCAACACCTCATCGTACAACTCGATCGCTCTTTTGGGTTCTTTCGCTGCGTCGTAATAGGAGGCCATTTGAAGTTTAAGGTCGATGCTGTCGGGGTTTTGTCTCAACAGCGATTGCAGGTCGCCGATGGCTTCATCAAATTTCCCCTGCGCTGCCCCAATCACACTGCGCAGCAAAATGGCTTGAGGCATGTTCGGCTGCAGTTTCAGCACGCGATCGACATCGCCTTCAGCGAGATCATATTGAGATTCGCTTGCTCGCATTCTGGCGCGGGTCATGAGTGCAGCGATATCTTTTGGCGCGATTCGGATTGCTTGGTTAAGGCTCTCGATCGCCTCCGTGATCTTGCCATTTTCCTCCAGGATTTGCGCTTTTAAAGCGTAGGGAATCGAGGATGATGGTTGGGTGATAATCACTTGGTCCAGATGTTCGAGAGCCTTGTCGAATTGTTTCATCTGCTTGAATGCTTGCGCCACGCCTTGATGGGCCGAAAGATCTTTTGGGTCATTTTCGAGGAGAGTTTGGAAATCCTCCAATGCTTTTTCGTAATCTCCTTGCGTTAAGCGGTAGAGGCCACGTCCTCGCCAGGCTGGCATATTTCGTGGGTCGAGTTCAATGGCCTGGTTGAAATCGGCAAGCATTAACTCAGGTTTCTCTGCCAAACCACCTCGGACGACGAGCGCCTTCGAGAGTTGTTCCGGTTCAGCCGCCAATAATTCGATGGCCTGGTTAGCCGCTTGTTTGGCCGTTTTGCGATCGCCACCTGGTAGAGCTTGCAACTTGGCAATCAGCAACTGGGCGCTTCCCATCTTGGGGTCGATCTCGATGACTCGATTGAGATCCTTCATGGCGAGCCGTCTGGCTGCCGGCCAACGTGGGTCGATTGGGCGTTGGTCAAAAATCAGTCGTCCGAGTCGTGAAGCGTGTTCGTAGAGCGTTGCGGTCAGCAGGCCGTGGGCATAGGTCTTGTTCTCATCATCCAGACCTTTTTCGAGTGCTGACTCACATAATTCGATGGCGGATTCAAGATCTGCCATATTTTTTGCGGTGAGCTTCTTGAGGGTTGCCTCATCCAGATCTTCTTGACCGGGACCCTCCGCCCACGCCTGGGGAGCGAGGCAGCACATGCAGCAGATCAAGAATAGGGAACGGAGCAGATGACGGTGCATCGATATCGCTGGATAGTGGAGTGACAATGGGTGTAAGATGGACATGGATAGCTCCCGGAAGATTGGCGTCGACAACACTTGCCATCAAGACTGTAACCGTCGCGGCATGACCCCTGCTCGCCGGCCCATTATGCCGCAGTGCCGCTTGCAAGGCTATCCGAATTCAACGGCTGAAGCTGTGGAGTCGCGGTAAATTCTTGGTTGGTGTTAAGCAGGAACGTCGGATTGTGTCCAGTTTCCGTCCACATGGCGCCACATTGCCCCATTGGGATTTTTGTCTCGTAGGCAAGTGGGCAAACGGTGGTTACGTACATTGTCATAGCAATGCAAGGCGGCAAATCGGTGAATTGAGGCGGGAATCCCAACTGCCGTGAAGCCTGGATGTCCGGTGGCGGGAAAGGGTCCGCCATGATTCATTGCGGCAGATACGGCGACTCCGGTTGGCATTTTGTCATTTAGCAATCGGCCGACTCGCGTTCTTAGTTGCGCCGCGAGGCGGTCGTAGGCTCCATCATCCGCTCCTTGGGAATCCGAGTAGATGCAGCCTGTCAGGTTGCCTTCAAAAGAGCTCACAATCTTGGCCGCTTGCTCTTCGTTATCAGCGACAATGACGAGAGAGCAGTTTCCAAAGGCTTCCGTTTGGAACGTTTCGCTTGCCTGGAGGTAGTCGCTACCGGTGAGCTTCAAAAGGGTATTGGGGCAGCTGTATCCACTGGGAGCAGTTGCAGTGCCCGCAGCCAATTTTTGGGCGCCTTCTTGTTCGAGAACATGAATACTGGCAACCAAGTTTTCTTGGACGCTTTTTGACAATAATATTCCGGCAGGTGCGGATTGGTATTGTTGCTGCAAGCGATCGAGAAATCCGTCTGTCTGTTCACCTGCCATCAAGACAGCGATGCCAGGGCTCGTGCAGAACTGACCGGTTCCCATCAATCCGCTCGCTGCCAATTCGTCAGCGATTTCATTGCCTCGTTCAGAAACGGCACCCGGCAGGATGAACACCGGATTGACACTTGAGAGTTCCAGGTAGATCGGCTTACCCACTTTGTCTGCGGCCGCCTTCAGTTTGAGACCGGCACTGCGACTGCCGGTGTAGCCGGTAGCCCCATTCCGCGGATCTGCGACGAGTCGTTCACCGTCGCTATGAGATAATCGGTAGATCAGTTGCACGGTCGCAGGTGGCATGTCGGTTGCTTGGATCGCATCCAAAGCTGCTTCGGCGAACAGTCGTGTGGTTGCGGGATGGGAGGAATTTGCTTTTCCAATAATGGGGTTGCCGGCAGCGAGAGCGGCTGCGGCGTCACCGCCTGAAACGCTGCCGAAAGCGAAGGGGAAATTGTTGGGACCGAACACGCACACGGGGCCCAGTGGACCATAGTGGGATCGTATGCCGGCTTTTGTGTCGATCGTGGCAGTGGTCCAGGAACCGTCTCGCGTGGCGGCTGCTGCAAGTCGTAATTGATGGGTCGTTCGAGGTAATTCGACGTTAGCCAATCGGGGTGCCTTGGGGAGCGCCGTTTCCTGATGGGCGGTTTCCACCAGCGCTTCGCTGCGATTCTCAATTTGCGAGGCAAAGTTTTCCAGGAACGTTGCAATTTGTTCCGCCGGTAGTTTTTTCAACTGGTCAGCAGCAGTCGTTGCCGCGTCGAGAGCCATTTCGCAATCTTGCCATTTGCTGATCGGATAGGCTTCGGGGATGGTCTCGCCCGTTTGCGGGTTGTGGGCACAAAAAGTGTCAGTGGATTCTGCGGGCCGCCACTGACCATCGATCAAAACAAGTTGACTGCTCATGCGTCGGATTCCTTGGCGCGTGAAAGGCAAATTAGGGAAAGAAAGATTGATGGCGCGTGGCGCCTTGTCCGGATTTATCCCTGCACAACGAGGTTCTTAAGCGTGCCAACACCATCCATCGAGATGGCAACTTCATCACCAGCTTGCAACGTAAAGGAGCTGTCGGGCACGATGCCGGTGCCGGTCAATAAAAACACCCCTTGGGGAAACGAATTGTCGCGTCCGAGCCACTGAATAAGGTCTTCGAACGATCGGGCCATTTCCGCGACGCTCGTCGATTCCTCGAAAACAGATCGCGATTCTCGTGTGACCTCGAGTTTAATACCAATTTCTTGCCGCGGGGGCATCGCTTCGGTCAAAGTGATGCAAGGACCTAGGCTGCAGCAGTGGTCATAGACTTTCGCCTGCGGCAAGTAGAGCGGATTTTCACCCTCAATATCTCGGCTACTCATGTCATTGCCGATGGTGAAGCCGACAAGTTCCAGACGGGAGTTGAGCACCAGCGTTGCCTCGGGCTCAGGCACATTCCAGTGCGAATCCTCTCGGATGCGGACCGTTGCATTTGGGCCGACCACTCGATGGGGGGTGGCCTTCATGAAGAGTTCCGGTCGATCTGAGACGTAGACTCGATCGTAGCAGGAGGCTGCTGCTTCGGACTCTTCCATCCTGGCAGCCTTACTCCGTTTGTAGGTCACTCCCGCCGCCCAAACTTCTTGAGAGTCGATGGGAGGCAGTAGTTTGACATCTTCGAGATTGACCTGGGTTGAGTCGTCTCGCAGGAAGTCGATAAGTGGATGGAGATCGTCAGCTTCGAGCAATTCGGCGAGTGATTTTACGTGACCCGACTCGAATCTGAGTGGATGAACCACGTTATCCGTCGCGACGCCAACCGATTGTCGGCCGTCTCGGCCTTCGTATTTATACAGTTGCATGATGAACCTCAGTGCGTTGTTCGTGTGGCATCATACTGTCTTGAGGACAGGGTGGGGTAGGACTGCGCACCGGAGCGACCCACAAATCCAGGCTGGTTCATGGGCCGATTGATCGGTGATCCGTGGTTTCTGCCCGATCAGCAGGAGCAGGCAGCCGACTCTCCCTCAAAAGGTTGTTGGCGATCGCCTTTTCCATCGGATCTTTGCAGGCTCACCGTTCCCGAGAGCGCACAAAGAAGCTCGACGGTTTGGGCCGTCGAGCGAAGGGGTGGCTGACGGGGCTCGAACCCGCGACTTCCAGAGCCACAATCTGGTGCTCTAGCCAACTGAGCTACAGCCACCACGAAGTAACCAAGGAGTGTACGCAACCTGGCCGTTTCGGTCAACGGCCCGTCGTGCGGAGGCGGGTATCAGTCGCCGGTCGGGGCTGTCACAAAAGGAAATGCATCGTCGAGATCTGCCTCCGACAGTTCTACCAAAAATGGGGCGAGTCGCTCGACGATCACCTCCATCAGCTGTTTCCCCTTCTCCGCCGTCGCTTGGTGCGGGTAGGCGGCCCCGGAATTGGTGGTCAGCAAGTGCCAGGGTCGCGTGATGGAGACCCAGCCCTCTTGCAACGCTTTAAATCGTAAAGGGGTGGTTCGGCCATCATCCGCATCGAGCGATCCATCTGCACTTTTTCGGACGAGATCCGGGAAATAGGCTAATCCGAACGAGGTTTCCATTTCTCCCGCATGGTCCTCGGCATGGTCGAAGATTTTGTCGTATTCCTCGGCAAGTGCGTGATACCAGTTGCAGAGAAAAAGATGGGCTTCTGTTTTTCCGTAAAGCTGCCGCAGCAGCGGCTTCATCTCGTTGCCTCCGTGGCTGTTCAGAAGCACGACCTTGCGAATGCCGCTTTTGACAAGTGATTCGACGAGATCTTCGATGACTGCAAACAGTGTTTGGGGATTTAGATTCATCGCCAAGGGGAATTCACGCAGATTGGTTTCGGTCCCGTAGGGGATTGTGGGCAGAAGGACAACTTTTCCACCTTGCTCATGTGCTGCGCGACAAATGTGCTCGCCAACGATCCGACCTTCCAGCACATCTGTACCATAAGGCAAATGCAAGTTGTGGGGCTCTGTTGCTCCCAGCGGCAACACGGCCACTTCATACTTCTGCTGTTTGACGGTTCCGTAAGAGGTTTTCAATAGATTCCACGACATGATTGACTCCATCGACGGTAAGTTGCTGCAGGGTCGGTTGCTGCCGATTGAACAGGGCATTGTCGGGTTTGAGGTAAAGCGGACCAAGAGGGTAGGTCGACTTTTTTCCGAATCGGTATCGGCGGATGAGACGGGTCGTGAGAAGGAAAGCGACCATGCTCGTCACAGCATCATTCGGACTTATTTTGCAGCATCTCTTGTAATTGCTGCTGGCCTGCCGGGGTCACCTTGGTTCCCGATAGATCGACTTCGCGGAGATTTGCGTGGTTGTGCAGATGTCGAATTCCCTCATCGCTGACTTCGGTTCCGGTCAGCCAGAGAATCTTGAGATTGGGGAATTTGGCAATCATGCTGAGGGCGTCGTCGTTGATGTTGGTGTGCGATAGATCGAGATCTTCCAACTGGAGAGCAGGCGCGAGTCTGGCCACCGTTTCGTTTCCAATTTGAGTCTGTTCAAGGCTCAACTGAATCAGGGATTCTGCGGTTGGTAAATGAGTTGTTCCCAGGTCGCTGATCTTTGTTCCTTTTAGATCCAGCCAGACGAGCTTTTCGAGTCGCTCAACTGCTTGGAGGCCTCGGTCGGTGATATGCGTCGATCCGAACGCTAGATTGTGCAATCTGACTGAGGGGTCGAGCATCAATAAGTCGGAGTCGTCGACGTTGAGGAAGTCATGATATTGTTGGTCGATCTGACTGGGATTGTCGTCTACGAGTTTTGCCAGAGCATTCGCTTTCGTCTCTGGGGCATAGACGCTTGTGATGTAATCGATGAATGCTGAGCGACGTTGGTCGTCTTTGCCGTTCATGAAAAAGTGGGTGAGTCCGGCGGCTTGGCTGTAGAGCTTACGGATCTGAGGGTCTTGTTGCAGGTCGATACGTCCCAAGGCTGCGAAGCGATCGAAGGGCACATAAAAACTTTCTCTGAGAAAGCGGTATCGTGCGAATTGCAGGCGATCTGACTCAATCCCACCCAGTGAAGCCAGGTTGTTTGAATTCTTGAGAGACTCCATGTAGAGGGCGATTCCCTCAACCACCCAGAAGTGTGCTGTTTCGCCAACCCGCGATGGAGTGCGTTTTTTTTCTTGGAATAATTGATGGGTTGCTTCGTGACGCCAAGTCGATTGATTGGATTCATCACCAAAGAAAAAGGCGGTACGAGACGGGGCGTGATAATAGCCGAGCGTCATCTGAGCGTTGGGCTCTATCGCCTTCACGAATTCCGTATATTGAATCCGATCACGGAAGAGCACGACTTGGTGCTTGGCTTTACTTCGCAGCGTGAGAGGGCGACCAGTGAGGGCTACTTTGAGCGCAGCAGGACGACTCCAATAGTCAAAAAACAATTGTCGCCAAGCCGAATTCAGCTCTTCGAGTGTATCGGCCAGCTTCTTACCCGCGGCTTCGCCTCTGTTGGTCGTAATACGAAAATTGGGCGTGTCGATTTGCAGGTAGCTGCCAGTTTTCCAACCGTATTTGGGATGGGTGCGTTGTCCTGGACGAATGCGGGCCGCTCGGTTTTTCGGCATGTTTAACAGGCGGGTAGCCTCTTTGTGATCCGGGATGTAACGCAGGACCTCGTGAAGCCATCGGTACGCCTGCCCAGCCTCGTCTGCTTGGATCGAGCGAACGGCGAGTTGAAAAATCTTTTCACCAAAGATCTGTTGAACTCTGGCTAATGCCGCATCATCCACCGCAGGTTGATTTGAGTCGTCGCCTGGCGGAATGAATAGATACAGACGCGAAGGATCTGTCGGGAGCAGTGCCTTGCGACGGTGTTCACGCTGAGTCTCGTTTTGACTCGCTTCAATGAGACTGTGAATTGCCTTGTTGAATTGTTGGTTCAGCCGTTTTCGAGCCTCGCTGGGCGCTTCATCAGCGTGGGCCGGAATGGCGGGCGCTAAACATGCGCCGATCATCAAGCTGATCATGCCTGTGAGAAACGGATCTTTGACTCGTGTCGTTGCCAACCAAAGCTCTCCTGCCGTTCCAAGATTGAAACGTCTGCCGTTGCCCCTTATCGCCGTTGCCCCTTACCTCAGTGTACACTGCCCGCACTGGATTGGGTGGTTGGGTTGCCTTGGTACGAATTGAGATTCACGGGTGAGGACATGCGAATTCTCGCGATTGAGCCCTATTTTGACGGTAGCCACCGAGCTTTCCTGGAAGGGTGGCGGGATCATAGTCGTCATGATTGGACGGTGCTTGATCTGCCAGGCTACAAATGGAAATGGCGGATGCGCCACGCGAGCTTGACCCTGGCGAAGCGTGTTGACCAACATGTGGACGAGGGTTGCGAGTGGGATTTGCTGTTCTGCAGCGACATGTTGAACCTGCCGGAAATGTTGGGCATGTCGAGGCGACTCCCCCGTGATTTGCCATCGGTTGTCTATTTTCATGAAAACCAGCTCACCTATCCCTCGCGACAGCCTCGTGACTATCAGTACGCCTACTCGAATTTCTTGTCCGCTTCACGAGCAGATCGAGTTTGGTTCAACTCAGAATTCCACCGAAATGAATTTCTGGACGCAATTCGTGAATTCTTGCGGAAAATGCCTGACTTTCAGCATCTGGAGGCGGTGGATGCGATTCGTCAGAAGTCCGCCGTCCAGAGCCCTGGAATTGGCGTCTGGGACACAAAGTCCCGCCAATTGGGGACGGCGCTGAGGATTTTGTGGTGCGCACGTTGGGAACACGATAAGAATCCGGATCAGTTTTTTGAGGCGATTCGTCGGTTAAAAGCCGCTGGGCACCCTTTTCGACTTGGGGTCATCGGGCCCTCCTATCGGGAGATTCCTGGCTGTTTTGACAAGGCACGGGTTGAGTTTGAGGCTGAGATTGATCACTGGGGCTATCAATCCTCTGCATCCGACTACCGGAATGTCCTGGGTTGGGCGGACGTGGTGGTCTCGACCGCAAATCACGAGTTTTTTGGGATGAGCGCCGTCGAAGCGATCTCAGCAGGTGCTTTGCCATTACTTCCACAACGTCTTGCCTATCCGGAGGTTGTGGGCGCGGACGACCGCGATGTGCAACGCGAACATTTCTATATGGGGGCGTCGGCAGAGCTTGCGGCGCGCCTCGGGAAATTAGTGGGTCGTCACGAAACGGGGCAACTTTGGTCGGGAACCCGTGAAACGCTCCAGACGCGGATGCAACATTTTGCTTGGTCCGAGCGATCGCTTGAAATGGACAATTCTTTGGCTCAATTAGGAGCGATTGAGTAAGTTCTTCGCAGATCTTTCTCGGGAATCGCTTCGCTAATTGAAGGCAAACAGGCTATGATCATGGGGTCTTGAAATCTGCGGGGAGGTGCAATGTTTTCGAGTAAGAACTGTGTGGACGGCCAGACGCATTCATTTTCGGCGTCAGGCAGCCAGATTATCGAAGCGAAGACGGGCCAAATTCAGCGACCCGACTCGTTCCGTTTGCGGCAAGCGCATTTGTTTGTTTTGGCTG encodes:
- a CDS encoding HDIG domain-containing protein, whose product is MNRQDALELVHQYTDSESLRRHMLAVEAAMRAYARKYDEDENEWGIVGLLHDFDYERWPNPPDHPLKGAAILTELGYPPKVIYAIKSHADYLPDCPRNSALDKTLYACDELAGFVTATARIRPEGLQGMKAKSVKKKLKQKSFAAAVNRDDILRGAEDLGEPLDEHIQFVIDAMTPIAAELGF
- a CDS encoding tetratricopeptide repeat protein, which gives rise to MSILHPLSLHYPAISMHRHLLRSLFLICCMCCLAPQAWAEGPGQEDLDEATLKKLTAKNMADLESAIELCESALEKGLDDENKTYAHGLLTATLYEHASRLGRLIFDQRPIDPRWPAARRLAMKDLNRVIEIDPKMGSAQLLIAKLQALPGGDRKTAKQAANQAIELLAAEPEQLSKALVVRGGLAEKPELMLADFNQAIELDPRNMPAWRGRGLYRLTQGDYEKALEDFQTLLENDPKDLSAHQGVAQAFKQMKQFDKALEHLDQVIITQPSSSIPYALKAQILEENGKITEAIESLNQAIRIAPKDIAALMTRARMRASESQYDLAEGDVDRVLKLQPNMPQAILLRSVIGAAQGKFDEAIGDLQSLLRQNPDSIDLKLQMASYYDAAKEPKRAIELYDEVLSSDPKQQIALRRRGDSYLSMGKQKEAIADYEAALQQQPKDSGLLNNLAWIRATSTIDELRNGQQALQLAEKACDVTQYQQAHILSTLAAAYAELGNFEEALKWSTKAVELDPEEDQLARELENYRKKKPWREQQSAFAEDAESDLSDAGLDEETTIEEAGLNDTTKDPDPKESKSVEEATTNSQDAPTTSDD
- a CDS encoding aldehyde dehydrogenase (NADP(+)); amino-acid sequence: MSSQLVLIDGQWRPAESTDTFCAHNPQTGETIPEAYPISKWQDCEMALDAATTAADQLKKLPAEQIATFLENFASQIENRSEALVETAHQETALPKAPRLANVELPRTTHQLRLAAAATRDGSWTTATIDTKAGIRSHYGPLGPVCVFGPNNFPFAFGSVSGGDAAAALAAGNPIIGKANSSHPATTRLFAEAALDAIQATDMPPATVQLIYRLSHSDGERLVADPRNGATGYTGSRSAGLKLKAAADKVGKPIYLELSSVNPVFILPGAVSERGNEIADELAASGLMGTGQFCTSPGIAVLMAGEQTDGFLDRLQQQYQSAPAGILLSKSVQENLVASIHVLEQEGAQKLAAGTATAPSGYSCPNTLLKLTGSDYLQASETFQTEAFGNCSLVIVADNEEQAAKIVSSFEGNLTGCIYSDSQGADDGAYDRLAAQLRTRVGRLLNDKMPTGVAVSAAMNHGGPFPATGHPGFTAVGIPASIHRFAALHCYDNVRNHRLPTCLRDKNPNGAMWRHVDGNWTQSDVPA
- a CDS encoding fumarylacetoacetate hydrolase family protein, whose protein sequence is MQLYKYEGRDGRQSVGVATDNVVHPLRFESGHVKSLAELLEADDLHPLIDFLRDDSTQVNLEDVKLLPPIDSQEVWAAGVTYKRSKAARMEESEAAASCYDRVYVSDRPELFMKATPHRVVGPNATVRIREDSHWNVPEPEATLVLNSRLELVGFTIGNDMSSRDIEGENPLYLPQAKVYDHCCSLGPCITLTEAMPPRQEIGIKLEVTRESRSVFEESTSVAEMARSFEDLIQWLGRDNSFPQGVFLLTGTGIVPDSSFTLQAGDEVAISMDGVGTLKNLVVQG
- a CDS encoding creatininase family protein, which gives rise to MSWNLLKTSYGTVKQQKYEVAVLPLGATEPHNLHLPYGTDVLEGRIVGEHICRAAHEQGGKVVLLPTIPYGTETNLREFPLAMNLNPQTLFAVIEDLVESLVKSGIRKVVLLNSHGGNEMKPLLRQLYGKTEAHLFLCNWYHALAEEYDKIFDHAEDHAGEMETSFGLAYFPDLVRKSADGSLDADDGRTTPLRFKALQEGWVSITRPWHLLTTNSGAAYPHQATAEKGKQLMEVIVERLAPFLVELSEADLDDAFPFVTAPTGD
- a CDS encoding DUF1570 domain-containing protein, which produces MATTRVKDPFLTGMISLMIGACLAPAIPAHADEAPSEARKRLNQQFNKAIHSLIEASQNETQREHRRKALLPTDPSRLYLFIPPGDDSNQPAVDDAALARVQQIFGEKIFQLAVRSIQADEAGQAYRWLHEVLRYIPDHKEATRLLNMPKNRAARIRPGQRTHPKYGWKTGSYLQIDTPNFRITTNRGEAAGKKLADTLEELNSAWRQLFFDYWSRPAALKVALTGRPLTLRSKAKHQVVLFRDRIQYTEFVKAIEPNAQMTLGYYHAPSRTAFFFGDESNQSTWRHEATHQLFQEKKRTPSRVGETAHFWVVEGIALYMESLKNSNNLASLGGIESDRLQFARYRFLRESFYVPFDRFAALGRIDLQQDPQIRKLYSQAAGLTHFFMNGKDDQRRSAFIDYITSVYAPETKANALAKLVDDNPSQIDQQYHDFLNVDDSDLLMLDPSVRLHNLAFGSTHITDRGLQAVERLEKLVWLDLKGTKISDLGTTHLPTAESLIQLSLEQTQIGNETVARLAPALQLEDLDLSHTNINDDALSMIAKFPNLKILWLTGTEVSDEGIRHLHNHANLREVDLSGTKVTPAGQQQLQEMLQNKSE
- a CDS encoding DUF3524 domain-containing protein, yielding MRILAIEPYFDGSHRAFLEGWRDHSRHDWTVLDLPGYKWKWRMRHASLTLAKRVDQHVDEGCEWDLLFCSDMLNLPEMLGMSRRLPRDLPSVVYFHENQLTYPSRQPRDYQYAYSNFLSASRADRVWFNSEFHRNEFLDAIREFLRKMPDFQHLEAVDAIRQKSAVQSPGIGVWDTKSRQLGTALRILWCARWEHDKNPDQFFEAIRRLKAAGHPFRLGVIGPSYREIPGCFDKARVEFEAEIDHWGYQSSASDYRNVLGWADVVVSTANHEFFGMSAVEAISAGALPLLPQRLAYPEVVGADDRDVQREHFYMGASAELAARLGKLVGRHETGQLWSGTRETLQTRMQHFAWSERSLEMDNSLAQLGAIE